Proteins from a genomic interval of Caldicellulosiruptor diazotrophicus:
- a CDS encoding fumarylacetoacetate hydrolase family protein, whose amino-acid sequence MKLGRFFYANKTFFGFIDGSSVKVLKSLDPLKISKESFTLDELKILPPVKPSKIVCVGLNYKDHAKELGLELPKNPVLFLKPPTCVIGHNDSIIYPQHMSSHVDYEGELAVVIKKECRNVKPQEANEYILGYTCANDVTARDLQPKNGQWTVAKSFDTFLPLGPIITDEIDPNNSPIKTYINGTIVQNSNTSNFIFTVQELVSYISSIMTLKPFDVIITGTPSGIGSIKKGDVVEVEIDGIGKLTNYVK is encoded by the coding sequence ATGAAACTGGGAAGATTTTTTTATGCAAACAAAACATTTTTCGGGTTTATTGATGGCAGCTCAGTGAAGGTTTTAAAAAGTCTTGACCCACTTAAAATAAGCAAAGAATCTTTTACTTTAGATGAGTTAAAGATTTTGCCTCCTGTCAAGCCTTCAAAGATTGTATGTGTGGGACTTAACTACAAAGATCATGCAAAAGAACTCGGACTTGAACTTCCAAAAAATCCAGTGCTTTTCCTAAAACCTCCGACATGTGTGATCGGTCACAACGACAGTATAATTTATCCGCAGCACATGAGTAGCCATGTGGATTATGAAGGAGAACTTGCAGTGGTCATAAAAAAAGAGTGTCGCAATGTAAAACCTCAAGAGGCAAATGAGTACATACTTGGTTATACATGTGCAAATGATGTAACTGCAAGGGATTTACAACCCAAAAACGGTCAGTGGACTGTAGCAAAATCTTTTGATACTTTTTTGCCACTTGGTCCTATTATAACTGACGAAATCGACCCGAACAACAGCCCAATCAAAACTTATATTAATGGTACAATTGTTCAAAATTCAAATACAAGCAATTTTATCTTTACTGTGCAGGAACTTGTAAGTTATATAAGCTCTATTATGACTTTAAAACCTTTTGATGTGATAATAACAGGAACACCCTCTGGCATTGGAAGTATAAAAAAGGGAGATGTGGTTGAAGTTGAAATTGATGGGATTGGAAAACTCACAAATTATGTAAAATAA
- a CDS encoding BofC C-terminal domain-containing protein — translation MRLYFKTATLTAIIIFLFIVSFAVGFTITLERGKVKSEKDIKGKNVTQIAFINKDKEARIADNTLFVVRKYFKGCGHVIEEKKLVPKEYVGMSKQDFKNMFAGWEIDAFSSKYVVISRVFDGFCPNHFIISIKDGRVAIFYSQPVDGDTLKLITPISIESLPEQEVNDLKKGIVVNSFEDAIKIIEDFGS, via the coding sequence ATGAGACTGTATTTTAAAACTGCCACGCTCACTGCTATTATTATTTTCTTGTTTATAGTGTCATTTGCAGTGGGGTTTACTATAACATTAGAAAGAGGAAAAGTAAAATCTGAAAAGGACATAAAAGGTAAGAATGTTACACAGATTGCCTTTATAAACAAAGATAAAGAAGCCAGGATAGCTGATAATACTTTGTTTGTTGTAAGAAAATATTTTAAAGGATGTGGACATGTCATCGAAGAGAAGAAATTAGTACCAAAAGAGTATGTAGGGATGTCAAAGCAGGACTTTAAAAATATGTTTGCCGGATGGGAAATAGATGCGTTCAGCTCTAAGTATGTGGTAATAAGCCGTGTATTTGACGGTTTTTGCCCAAATCATTTTATAATTTCTATAAAAGACGGAAGGGTAGCTATATTTTATTCACAACCGGTAGACGGTGATACTCTGAAGCTCATTACTCCAATTAGCATTGAAAGCTTACCAGAACAAGAGGTCAATGATTTAAAAAAAGGAATTGTGGTTAACTCGTTTGAAGATGCAATTAAGATAATTGAGGATTTTGGGAGTTAA
- a CDS encoding YebC/PmpR family DNA-binding transcriptional regulator, protein MSGHSKWANIRHKKEKTDAQKGRLFTKLGRELMVVAKMYGPDPETNPKLRDVIAKAKASNMPMDKIMGFIKRAAGEIDTTGYEDITYEGYGPGGVAVIVEAMTNNRNRTAGELRHIFDKNGGNLGQTGCVSWMFSRKGVIVIEKESFPDEDFVMEKALEYGAEDFSSGEDIYEIITSPEDFSKVREGLEKEGFTFIRAQIEMIPQTTVKLSNEDAQKMRKLIDMLEDNDDVKEVYHNWEEDEE, encoded by the coding sequence ATGTCTGGACATTCAAAATGGGCAAATATAAGGCATAAAAAAGAAAAAACAGATGCACAGAAAGGAAGACTTTTTACAAAACTTGGTAGAGAACTTATGGTTGTGGCAAAGATGTACGGACCTGACCCTGAAACAAATCCAAAACTCAGGGATGTTATTGCAAAGGCTAAGGCAAGCAACATGCCCATGGATAAAATAATGGGGTTTATAAAGAGAGCAGCTGGTGAGATTGATACAACAGGGTACGAAGATATTACGTACGAGGGTTATGGTCCTGGCGGGGTTGCAGTTATTGTTGAGGCAATGACAAACAACAGAAACAGGACGGCCGGAGAGCTTAGACACATTTTTGACAAAAACGGTGGTAATCTTGGTCAAACAGGTTGCGTTTCATGGATGTTCAGCAGAAAAGGTGTCATAGTTATTGAAAAAGAAAGCTTTCCAGATGAGGATTTTGTGATGGAAAAGGCGTTAGAGTATGGTGCTGAGGATTTTTCCTCAGGAGAGGATATATATGAGATAATTACATCACCTGAAGATTTTTCGAAGGTCAGGGAAGGTCTGGAAAAAGAAGGTTTTACATTTATAAGAGCGCAAATAGAGATGATTCCCCAGACAACTGTAAAACTTTCAAATGAGGATGCCCAGAAGATGAGAAAACTTATTGACATGCTTGAAGACAACGATGATGTAAAAGAGGTATATCATAACTGGGAAGAAGATGAAGAGTAA
- a CDS encoding oligosaccharide flippase family protein, producing MNKKILNQIVILTLCNVLTYSLFFFYRVFISRRIGSVGMGLYTFGMTLYYLFYSISSGGILTAISKYIAENCYTVGLKEKVVFVLSKILFLWSIMIAILFWILNPFFCDFVFTTPQLKHLVYPLIACVVVVTQSAILKGFFYGIQNPTPPALAEVFENIVRLSITCPIFLTVSTSSSLDTKLLLSFLGILIGEISSLSFLWISYKFKYKNPQILINLSDIAEISSNVFKVSIPLATASVVGMIFQSFENMIIPKTFEIIGNTKSQAISIYGIINGMSFPAATLPLVIINSLSIIIVPTISETKINTKALNSRINSFLLLTIAISLPVTCIFLLFPTQICNLLYKNSQAGVYLKHIAPAIVFYYLSVVLSSLLNALDKANFNFILNTVLTAARLIAYIPTILLFKSEISYIWISNIFALISCIIMIEKISNLEFEFIIEKRIIFLIFQFAVVCLLIFTILIFLNITSMQVFIILFLSGYSLLSYFIFLYQKRRKEK from the coding sequence ATGAATAAGAAGATTCTAAACCAAATTGTAATACTTACACTTTGTAATGTTTTAACATACAGTCTTTTTTTCTTTTATAGAGTGTTCATATCACGCAGGATTGGTTCTGTTGGTATGGGACTTTATACATTTGGAATGACACTTTATTACTTGTTTTACAGCATATCAAGCGGTGGGATTTTGACAGCAATTTCAAAATATATTGCTGAAAATTGCTATACAGTCGGGCTAAAAGAAAAAGTTGTCTTTGTGTTAAGTAAGATACTTTTTTTGTGGAGTATCATGATTGCTATACTATTTTGGATATTAAATCCATTTTTTTGCGACTTTGTGTTTACAACGCCACAACTTAAACATTTGGTATACCCTCTTATTGCATGTGTCGTGGTTGTCACTCAGTCAGCCATTTTAAAAGGCTTTTTTTACGGAATTCAAAACCCTACTCCACCTGCCTTAGCAGAGGTTTTTGAAAATATCGTCAGACTTTCTATTACATGTCCTATTTTTTTAACAGTATCAACATCATCTTCGCTTGACACAAAACTTCTTCTATCTTTCTTAGGAATTCTTATTGGAGAAATTTCAAGCCTGAGTTTTCTTTGGATATCATATAAATTTAAATACAAAAATCCACAGATTTTAATTAATTTATCTGACATCGCCGAAATTTCTTCAAATGTATTCAAAGTATCCATTCCTCTTGCTACAGCCAGTGTAGTTGGAATGATTTTTCAATCGTTTGAAAACATGATAATTCCTAAAACGTTTGAAATCATTGGCAATACAAAAAGCCAAGCAATTTCTATTTATGGAATAATTAATGGAATGAGCTTCCCAGCGGCAACTCTACCTCTTGTGATAATAAATTCTTTATCTATAATAATAGTTCCTACCATCTCTGAAACAAAGATTAATACAAAAGCACTAAACTCTCGAATAAATTCTTTTCTCTTGCTTACCATTGCTATTTCATTACCAGTAACATGTATATTTTTGCTTTTTCCCACACAGATTTGCAATTTACTATATAAAAACTCTCAAGCAGGAGTATATCTTAAACACATTGCACCTGCAATTGTATTTTATTATCTTTCTGTTGTACTTTCAAGTTTACTTAACGCACTTGATAAAGCCAATTTTAATTTTATCTTAAATACAGTACTAACAGCAGCAAGATTGATAGCCTATATCCCAACAATATTACTTTTTAAAAGTGAAATCTCTTATATTTGGATTTCAAATATATTCGCGCTTATTTCATGCATTATAATGATTGAAAAGATATCAAACCTTGAGTTTGAATTTATTATTGAAAAACGAATAATCTTTCTCATATTTCAATTTGCAGTTGTATGCCTACTTATATTCACCATACTTATTTTCCTGAACATAACCTCAATGCAAGTTTTTATTATTCTATTCCTATCGGGATACTCTTTACTTAGTTACTTTATCTTTTTATATCAAAAAAGGCGTAAGGAAAAATGA
- a CDS encoding YigZ family protein, with protein sequence MGFKTVAQNVRVEFIEKKSKFIASVFKVENQREVNIFLEQVRKEFYDATHNVYAYTYGIEYPVQKYSDDGEPQGTAGLPVMEVIRKSNVSNVLIIVTRYFGGILLGASGLVRAYTQAATLGLEKAGILEYHECEEILLSIEYSDFDKIRWLISRYNAIIEKIEYSQIVDLFLAIKKEEVDEFIKKVSDITSGNFLADRKGTVLRVI encoded by the coding sequence ATGGGATTTAAAACGGTTGCTCAAAATGTCCGAGTAGAATTTATTGAAAAAAAATCAAAATTTATTGCATCAGTTTTCAAGGTAGAAAATCAACGTGAGGTTAATATCTTCCTTGAGCAAGTCAGGAAAGAGTTTTATGATGCAACACACAACGTGTATGCATATACGTACGGTATTGAATATCCTGTACAAAAATATTCAGATGACGGTGAACCACAGGGAACAGCAGGACTCCCTGTCATGGAGGTAATAAGAAAGAGCAATGTTTCAAATGTTCTTATAATAGTAACCCGCTATTTTGGTGGAATTTTGCTGGGTGCCTCAGGACTTGTTAGGGCATATACACAAGCAGCCACTCTCGGACTTGAGAAAGCAGGTATTTTGGAGTATCATGAGTGTGAAGAGATTTTGCTGAGCATAGAATATTCTGACTTTGATAAGATTAGATGGCTTATTTCAAGATATAATGCAATAATAGAAAAAATTGAATATTCTCAAATTGTAGACTTGTTTTTAGCAATCAAAAAAGAAGAGGTAGATGAGTTTATAAAGAAGGTTTCAGATATTACTTCCGGTAACTTCTTGGCTGATAGGAAAGGAACAGTTTTGAGAGTAATTTAA
- a CDS encoding NUDIX hydrolase produces MLIRNCAGGVVFYQGKIFIMKNEKGEWVFPKGVIRNGEIAPEVAVRRVKEEVGIDASILSTAGQTSYEFYSVTRQRPVCNKIIWYIMEARSPEFLKENKEENVFDAGYFDIEEAIQKITYSQDKALASCAYEQYKQLVNI; encoded by the coding sequence TTGCTAATCCGTAATTGTGCTGGTGGAGTTGTGTTCTACCAGGGAAAAATCTTTATCATGAAAAACGAAAAGGGCGAATGGGTGTTTCCAAAAGGTGTTATTCGAAACGGTGAGATTGCGCCCGAAGTTGCAGTAAGAAGAGTGAAAGAAGAAGTTGGGATTGATGCTTCAATTCTCTCAACGGCAGGTCAAACAAGTTATGAGTTCTATTCTGTTACACGTCAGAGACCAGTTTGTAATAAGATTATATGGTATATCATGGAAGCAAGATCTCCAGAATTTTTGAAAGAAAACAAGGAAGAGAATGTTTTTGATGCTGGATATTTTGACATTGAAGAAGCTATCCAGAAGATTACTTACAGCCAAGACAAGGCTTTAGCATCTTGTGCGTATGAACAGTACAAACAACTTGTGAATATTTAA
- the hflX gene encoding GTPase HflX produces MIQKLKSHQTEEYMIDEFIYNSLKEFSLNLNKEVAIVLNRKGRIEEVLIEKKEFDELENQDSFPKKAALIFTKLSSLSHPSMFELSTLILKKYDYVMTVSLKTEEATLAFWGRFLKEVETIGPYRIEYFYSLDISSKITELDEKQKEREKTHEVMAEKEERALLVDVWPKSLSDLDRHLLEELESLCNTAGVKVVDTIVQVRRSIDPAYFIGRGKAEEILSICQQKDIDVVIFNRELSPAQIKNLEELLLRKVIDRTDVILDIFAKRARTKEGKLQVELAQLLTLLPRLRGTGVLLSRLGGGIGTRGPGETKLEIDRRHIQRRIEEIKKELEKVKKNREVQRKSRIENQMPVVSIIGYTNAGKSTLMNKLSKANVLVEDKLFATLDTTTRRVYHKGKEFLLTDTVGFIRNLPHHLIEAFSSTLEEVKYSSLILNVVDISDPYFYDHIKVSEDLLKQLGAENIPVIRVYNKIDKVDLSNVDVFDNLPHVFISAQEGRGISTLLDMIVERI; encoded by the coding sequence GTGATTCAAAAACTAAAGTCCCATCAGACAGAAGAATATATGATTGATGAGTTTATTTACAACTCTTTGAAGGAGTTTTCATTAAATCTCAATAAGGAAGTAGCAATTGTATTGAACAGAAAAGGAAGAATTGAAGAAGTCCTAATAGAAAAAAAGGAATTTGACGAATTGGAAAACCAGGATTCTTTCCCTAAAAAGGCAGCGTTAATCTTTACAAAATTATCTTCTTTATCGCATCCATCAATGTTTGAACTTTCTACACTTATATTGAAAAAATATGACTATGTTATGACAGTCTCTCTCAAAACTGAAGAAGCTACATTAGCTTTTTGGGGAAGGTTTCTTAAAGAGGTGGAAACGATCGGACCGTACAGAATAGAATATTTTTACAGTCTTGATATATCATCTAAGATCACAGAACTGGATGAAAAACAGAAGGAAAGAGAAAAAACTCATGAGGTTATGGCAGAAAAAGAAGAAAGGGCTTTACTAGTTGATGTGTGGCCAAAAAGTTTATCTGATCTTGACAGGCATCTTTTAGAAGAGCTTGAGAGTCTGTGCAATACAGCAGGAGTTAAAGTTGTTGACACGATAGTACAAGTAAGAAGGAGCATAGACCCTGCATATTTTATAGGAAGAGGTAAAGCTGAAGAGATACTTTCAATCTGTCAGCAAAAAGACATTGACGTTGTTATATTCAATAGAGAGCTTTCACCTGCTCAGATAAAAAACTTGGAAGAGCTGCTTTTGAGAAAAGTAATAGATAGAACTGATGTTATACTTGACATATTTGCAAAACGTGCAAGGACAAAAGAAGGAAAACTTCAGGTAGAACTTGCACAGCTTTTGACACTGCTTCCGCGCCTGCGTGGAACAGGAGTGCTACTTTCAAGACTTGGTGGTGGAATAGGAACAAGGGGACCAGGTGAGACCAAACTTGAAATTGACAGGAGACATATCCAGCGTAGGATCGAAGAAATAAAAAAAGAACTTGAAAAGGTGAAAAAAAACAGAGAAGTACAAAGAAAAAGCAGAATAGAAAATCAGATGCCGGTGGTATCAATCATTGGTTACACAAATGCGGGTAAGTCTACTCTCATGAACAAACTCTCAAAAGCAAATGTTTTAGTAGAAGATAAACTATTTGCGACACTTGATACTACAACAAGAAGAGTATATCACAAGGGAAAAGAATTTTTGCTCACTGATACTGTTGGATTTATAAGAAATTTGCCACATCATCTTATTGAGGCATTTTCCTCAACATTAGAAGAAGTCAAGTATTCAAGCCTTATATTGAACGTAGTAGATATATCCGACCCATATTTTTATGACCACATAAAAGTTTCTGAGGATTTGCTAAAACAGCTTGGAGCAGAAAATATCCCTGTTATAAGGGTTTATAATAAGATAGATAAAGTAGACCTTTCAAATGTAGATGTGTTTGATAATCTTCCACATGTTTTTATTTCTGCTCAAGAGGGCAGAGGAATTAGCACTTTACTTGATATGATTGTTGAGAGGATATAA